A window of the Thermodesulforhabdus norvegica genome harbors these coding sequences:
- a CDS encoding electron transfer flavoprotein subunit beta/FixA family protein — protein sequence MHIVVCIKQVPETQNVRIDPETNTLVRQGVASMLNPFDYFALEAALRLKDHNPEIRITAVTMGPPQAKDVLIEALSRGVDDAVLLSHRAFAGADTWATSYTLAAAIRKLGPVDLVICGKQAVDGDTAQVGPELATILDIPYATCVKGFEPLDGGHLKVVRQTDEGMAVWKLPLPALITVLKDVGNPRPRSYRATLRARRYEIPVWGPQDLNLKEDDVGLRGSFTQVIRVFSPERKGDRIILEGSIEQQVEQLYEWLKSKRIPGL from the coding sequence ATGCATATAGTTGTGTGCATCAAACAGGTGCCGGAAACACAGAATGTGCGTATAGATCCGGAGACCAATACCCTCGTTCGCCAGGGTGTAGCTTCCATGTTGAATCCCTTCGACTACTTTGCCCTGGAAGCTGCCTTAAGGCTCAAAGATCACAACCCCGAAATTAGAATAACCGCCGTTACAATGGGCCCTCCTCAGGCAAAAGATGTGCTTATAGAGGCTCTTTCGAGAGGTGTCGATGATGCAGTGCTGTTGAGCCATAGGGCCTTTGCAGGTGCCGACACGTGGGCGACTTCCTATACTCTTGCGGCAGCCATAAGAAAACTGGGGCCGGTAGATCTGGTTATATGTGGGAAACAGGCCGTTGACGGCGATACCGCACAGGTCGGCCCGGAGCTGGCTACCATTCTGGATATTCCTTACGCAACCTGTGTGAAAGGTTTTGAACCCCTTGATGGAGGACATCTCAAGGTAGTCCGTCAGACCGATGAAGGCATGGCCGTCTGGAAGCTACCTTTACCCGCCCTGATTACCGTTCTCAAAGATGTTGGCAATCCCCGCCCGCGCTCCTATCGGGCAACCTTGAGGGCAAGAAGGTATGAAATCCCCGTATGGGGTCCTCAGGATCTCAATTTGAAGGAAGACGATGTGGGCCTCAGAGGGTCCTTTACGCAGGTTATAAGGGTTTTCAGTCCGGAGAGAAAAGGAGATCGAATTATCCTCGAAGGGTCGATTGAGCAACAGGTTGAACAGCTCTATGAATGGCTTAAAAGCAAGAGGATACCGGGGTTATGA
- a CDS encoding electron transfer flavoprotein subunit alpha: MKAIIDKRRCTACGECAQVCPVEAISVGEEYAEVSDDCTLCGICVDTCPEEAISLPEVGKGAREGIDEYRGIWVFAEWRHGEIHRVTYELLTTGRKLARKKGVPLGAVLLGYQLKGLEERLFEYGAEIVYVVDHPELQYFRDDVYGNVLAELVRRYKPEILLAGGTSTGRSFIPRVAALLKTGLTADCTELDINDEGLLVQTRPAFGGNIMASILCPNTRPQIATVRPKVMKAERASEVAKGVVESVELPGEFFKSRIEVLEERVLKGPSASLVESDVVISGGRGLRRKENFNMLYELAELLNGAVGASRGAVEAGFADPSQQVGQTGRTVAPILYMAVGISGAIQHIVGMQGSQVIVAVNKDPEAPIFEVCHCGVVADLFEFVPAFIKKIKKERGEEA; encoded by the coding sequence ATGAAGGCTATAATCGATAAGCGGCGATGCACGGCCTGTGGCGAATGCGCTCAGGTCTGCCCTGTAGAAGCCATATCGGTTGGCGAGGAATATGCCGAAGTTTCGGATGATTGTACTCTTTGTGGCATCTGTGTTGATACGTGCCCGGAAGAGGCCATAAGCTTACCGGAGGTTGGAAAAGGGGCAAGAGAAGGTATTGACGAGTATCGAGGCATCTGGGTTTTTGCCGAATGGCGGCACGGAGAAATACATCGAGTGACCTATGAACTCCTCACGACGGGAAGGAAACTTGCCCGTAAAAAGGGAGTCCCACTGGGGGCGGTATTGCTCGGTTATCAATTAAAAGGCCTTGAAGAGAGGCTTTTCGAATATGGTGCCGAAATAGTCTATGTGGTTGATCATCCGGAGTTGCAGTACTTCAGAGACGATGTGTACGGTAACGTGCTGGCAGAACTGGTAAGGCGCTACAAACCCGAGATTCTCCTTGCCGGTGGTACTTCAACGGGTCGCTCCTTCATTCCCAGAGTAGCGGCCTTGCTGAAAACAGGCCTGACCGCCGACTGTACGGAACTTGACATTAACGACGAGGGACTGCTTGTACAAACCCGCCCCGCCTTCGGTGGTAACATAATGGCGTCAATACTCTGTCCCAATACCCGTCCGCAGATTGCAACAGTGCGCCCCAAGGTTATGAAGGCAGAAAGAGCATCCGAAGTGGCGAAAGGTGTTGTGGAATCGGTTGAACTTCCGGGAGAATTTTTCAAATCCCGTATTGAAGTACTGGAGGAACGGGTTTTGAAAGGCCCCTCGGCATCTCTTGTGGAGTCAGATGTGGTAATTTCAGGAGGCCGTGGTTTGCGGCGCAAGGAAAACTTTAACATGCTCTACGAACTGGCGGAGCTACTTAACGGGGCTGTTGGGGCAAGTCGAGGAGCCGTAGAAGCTGGTTTCGCCGATCCGTCACAGCAGGTTGGGCAGACCGGCCGCACCGTTGCCCCCATACTGTACATGGCCGTTGGTATTTCCGGAGCGATACAGCATATTGTGGGTATGCAGGGATCTCAGGTGATAGTGGCTGTAAACAAAGACCCCGAAGCTCCGATCTTTGAAGTATGTCATTGCGGCGTCGTGGCCGATTTGTTCGAATTCGTTCCGGCCTTTATCAAAAAGATAAAGAAGGAGCGGGGAGAGGAGGCGTAA
- the fabG gene encoding 3-oxoacyl-[acyl-carrier-protein] reductase: MSETRVAVVTGGSRGIGRAVALGLAKAGMDVVINFRSNKDRAKEVAGEIEKIGRKAYLFPFDVSKEEEVKEGFRAILEQCGRVDVLVNNAGITADNLTVLMKPDEWHAVIRTNLNSVFFCSQAVIKPMLRKKWGRIINITSVIGFIGNAGQANYAAAKAGIVGFTKSLARELASRNITVNAVAPGYIETDMTAELPDDMKKNLLSQIPMGRTGTPEDVAAAVRFLASDEAAYITGQVIHVNGGMFM; this comes from the coding sequence ATGAGCGAGACCCGTGTTGCTGTGGTTACGGGAGGAAGCCGGGGGATTGGCAGAGCCGTGGCGCTTGGTCTTGCAAAGGCGGGAATGGATGTCGTCATAAACTTTAGAAGCAATAAGGACAGGGCGAAAGAGGTAGCCGGGGAAATCGAAAAAATAGGTCGAAAAGCCTATTTGTTTCCCTTTGATGTCTCAAAGGAAGAGGAAGTAAAAGAAGGTTTCAGGGCAATCCTGGAACAGTGCGGGCGGGTTGATGTCCTCGTGAATAATGCCGGCATTACGGCCGACAATTTGACGGTGTTAATGAAGCCCGATGAATGGCACGCCGTAATAAGAACCAACTTGAACAGTGTGTTTTTCTGTTCTCAGGCCGTCATTAAGCCCATGCTCAGAAAAAAATGGGGAAGGATTATCAACATAACCTCGGTTATAGGATTTATCGGAAATGCCGGACAGGCAAATTATGCCGCAGCGAAGGCCGGCATAGTTGGGTTTACCAAATCTCTGGCCAGAGAACTTGCATCCAGGAATATAACGGTAAATGCCGTTGCTCCCGGTTACATAGAAACGGACATGACGGCGGAGCTACCGGATGATATGAAAAAAAATCTACTTTCTCAAATCCCCATGGGGCGAACCGGAACGCCCGAAGACGTTGCAGCAGCGGTCAGGTTTCTTGCATCCGATGAAGCGGCTTACATAACAGGACAGGTGATCCACGTTAACGGTGGAATGTTCATGTAA